One segment of Salvelinus alpinus chromosome 1, SLU_Salpinus.1, whole genome shotgun sequence DNA contains the following:
- the LOC139531241 gene encoding B-cell CLL/lymphoma 7 protein family member B-A-like, translating to MSGRSVRAETRSRAKDDMKKVMAVIERVRRWEKKWVTVGDTSLRIFKWVPVVDTKEKEKSKAVPVGAVRELNRFSTDPASENPHSSLLDFHDENSNQSSFSDVYQPKVDSSSNSSPQLSEPLSPKNLCDFRTDDSQPPTLGQEIMEDSSLPSELADEPPLLIKEDLLPLTAQEEEECSGAPPLKRVCFEQNSVLQSSPMMSSSMMT from the exons ATGTCTGGACGCTCGGTTCGCGCTGAGACACGAAGCCGTGCTAAAGATGACATGAAGAAGGTCATGGCGGTCATTGAGAGAGTCAGAAGATG GGAGAAGAAATGGGTGACTGTCGGGGACACATCTTTAAGGATATTCAAATGGGTCCCAGTGGTGGATACAAAGGAA AAGGAGAAGAGTAAGGCAGTCCCGGTTGGGGCAGTCAGGGAGCTGAATCGCTTCTCCACGGATCCAGCCTCAGAAAACCCACACTCAAGTCTTCTGGATTTTCATG ATGAGAACAGTAACCAGAGCTCCTTTTCTGATGTGTACCAGCCCAAAGTGGACAGCAGCAGTAACTCCAGCCCCCAGCTCAGTGAACCTCTTAGCCCGAAGAATCTGTGTGACTTCCGCACAGACGACTCCCAGCCCCCCACTCTGGGCCAGGAGATCATGGAGG ATTCGTCATTGCCAAGTGAATTGGCTGATGAACCGCCATTGCTGATTAAAGAGGACCTGTTGCCCCTCACTGCTCAG gaggaagaggagtgttCTGGAGCGCCACCACTGAAGAGAGTGTGTTTTGAGCAGAACTCAGTCCTGCAGAGCTCCCCCATGATGAGCTCCTCCATGATGACCTAA
- the LOC139531225 gene encoding transducin beta-like protein 2: MEFAALFALTLLIGMLIMLVAVAVGKQKGEISEQLEQNELDSVAERNAVKAPTAKKQKQQQRPRKEKAQQHTFSHPLLASSLKSHSGNVTSLDFSSNGKYLATCADDRTVRIWSTKEFLDRDHKCLRANVELDHATLVRFSPDSRAFITWLANGDTIRIFKMTKKDDGSFTFKAAPEDFPQKHKANVINIGIAETGKFIMSASTDTNILIWDLKGEVLASIITNQMTNSYAAISPCGRFVASCGFTPDVKVWEVCFGKGGDFKEVTRAFDLKGHSAGVHSFAFSNDSRRMATVSKDGTWRLWDTDVEYKKQQDPYLLKSVPCQSSEGSRVALSPDARVVAISNSCSVAMYSTSTGQLEEEFHGVHSEEITELRFDINSRYLVCSGDRAVRVFHNAPGYRAAIQDMQAMLKNAQNEGMKQRLQQQIQEVQSTLDTVLTAPKD; this comes from the exons ATGGAGTTTGCGGCTCTTTTTGCCTTGACCTTATTAATAGGAATGCTAATAATGTTGGTCGCCGTCGCAGTGGGAAAGCAGAAAGGAGAAATAAGTGAACAACTAGAGCAGAATGAATTAGACTCAGTTG CAGAGAGAAATGCAGTGAAGGCTCCCACTGCCAAGAAACAGAAACAACAACAGCGTCCTCGCAAGGAGAAAGCCCAGCAGCACACCTTCAGCCACCCTCTCCTAGCATCATCCTTGAAG AGTCACAGTGGAAATGTGACGTCCCTGGACTTCAGCAGCAACGGAAAGTACCTAGCCACCTGTGCTGACGACCGCACTGTCAGGATATGGAGCACCAAGGAATTCCTGGACAGAGACCACAAATGTTTGAGGGCCAACGTAGAGCTGGACCACGCCACACTGGTCCGTTTCAGCCCTGATtcaag GGCCTTCATTACTTGGCTGGCTAACGGCGATACCATTCGCATCTTCAAGATGACCAAGAAGGATGATGGGAGCTTCACTTTCAAAGCTGCCCCTGAAGACTTCCCACAGAAACACAAGGCCAATGTCATCAATATCGGCATCGCAGAGACTG GCAAGTTCATCATGAGTGCCTCCACCGACACCAACATCCTCATCTGGGACCTGAAAGGAGAGGTACTGGCCTCTATCATCACCAACCAGATGACCAACTCCTACGCTGCCATTTCACCCTGTGGAAG GTTTGTGGCTTCCTGTGGCTTCACTCCTGACGTGAAGGTATGGGAAGTGTGCTTCGGGAAGGGTGGTGACTTCAAAGAGGTGACCCGCGCCTTCGACCTTAAGGGCCATTCAGCAGGGGTCCACTCCTTTGCCTTCTCTAACGACTCACGCAG AATGGCCACCGTCTCCAAGGACGGCACTTGGCGGCTGTGGGACACCGACGTGGAGTACAAAAAGCAACAAGACCCGTACCTCCTGAAGTCGGTGCCTTGCCAGTCGTCGGAAGGCAGCCGGGTGGCCCTGTCGCCAGACGCCCGCGTGGTGGCTATCTCCAACAGCTGCAGCGTGGCCATGTACAGCACATCCACTGGTCAGCTGGAGGAGGAGTTCCACGGAGTCCACAGCGAGGAGATCACCGAGCTGAGGTTTGACATCAACAGCCGCTACCTGGTGTGCAGCGGGGACCGGGCGGTTCGTGTGTTCCACAATGCGCCAGGCTACCGTGCAGCCATCCAGGACATGCAAGCCATGCTGAAGAATGCCCAGAACGAGGGTATGAAACAAAGGCTGCAGCAGCAGATACAGGAGGTGCAGAGCACGCTAGACACTGTGCTCACGGCACCCAAGGACTAA